From Saccharothrix espanaensis DSM 44229, the proteins below share one genomic window:
- a CDS encoding TetR/AcrR family transcriptional regulator — protein sequence MSNRPGGRSARVRADVLDATYAELVQRGYLGMTVENVADRAGVHKTTVYRRWGTVDVLIADALDSSRDVEWPVPDTGTLEGDLIAIATEVVDVFTDPGRSAVPEAVVTAALQSSRARRAKKDFYAARHAQAAVVVTRAIQRGEVPADTDPVEVVRQTCAPLYYRIFITDEPIDRATAEHAARTALAAARAGLLAT from the coding sequence GTGAGCAACCGACCCGGTGGGCGTTCCGCCCGCGTCCGCGCCGACGTCCTCGACGCCACCTACGCCGAACTCGTCCAGCGCGGCTACCTGGGCATGACCGTCGAGAACGTGGCCGACCGCGCGGGCGTGCACAAGACGACCGTCTACCGCCGTTGGGGCACCGTCGACGTGCTCATCGCCGACGCGCTCGACAGCAGCCGCGACGTCGAGTGGCCCGTCCCCGACACCGGCACGCTCGAAGGCGACCTGATCGCCATCGCCACCGAGGTCGTGGACGTCTTCACCGACCCCGGCCGCAGCGCGGTCCCGGAAGCGGTCGTCACGGCGGCGTTGCAGTCCAGCCGGGCGCGCCGGGCCAAGAAGGACTTCTACGCCGCCCGGCACGCCCAGGCCGCCGTCGTCGTCACCAGGGCGATCCAGCGCGGCGAGGTCCCGGCCGACACCGACCCGGTCGAGGTGGTCCGCCAGACCTGCGCCCCGCTCTACTACCGGATCTTCATCACCGACGAGCCGATCGACCGGGCCACCGCCGAACACGCGGCCCGTACCGCCCTCGCCGCCGCGCGGGCCGGCCTCCTCGCCACGTAG
- a CDS encoding CatB-related O-acetyltransferase → MPEHPRVVLLRPLVEGSPTIEVGDYTYYDDPEHATEFATRNVLYGYGREKLVIGRFCALATDTRFIMAGANHLTTGVSTFPFTIFGGQWAESTLDLMTTMRTRGDTVVGNDVWFGYDTTVMPGVRIGDGAIIATGAVVTSDVPPYTVVGGNPARPVKQRYSDDGVDLLLRAAWWDWPIDLVTANVRTIMSGTPEQVADIARAHGLFRAG, encoded by the coding sequence ATGCCCGAGCACCCCAGGGTGGTGCTGCTCAGGCCCCTGGTGGAGGGCTCGCCGACGATCGAGGTCGGCGACTACACCTACTACGACGACCCGGAGCACGCGACGGAGTTCGCCACCCGCAACGTGCTCTACGGGTACGGCCGGGAGAAGCTGGTCATCGGCCGGTTCTGCGCCCTGGCCACCGACACCCGGTTCATCATGGCCGGCGCGAACCACCTGACCACCGGCGTCTCCACGTTCCCGTTCACGATCTTCGGCGGCCAGTGGGCCGAGTCCACCCTCGACCTGATGACGACCATGCGGACGCGCGGCGACACGGTCGTCGGCAACGACGTCTGGTTCGGCTACGACACCACCGTCATGCCCGGCGTGCGCATCGGCGACGGCGCGATCATCGCCACCGGCGCGGTGGTGACGTCCGACGTCCCGCCGTACACCGTGGTCGGCGGCAACCCCGCGCGGCCGGTGAAGCAGCGCTACTCCGACGACGGCGTCGACCTGCTGCTGCGCGCGGCGTGGTGGGACTGGCCGATCGACCTCGTCACGGCGAACGTCCGCACGATCATGTCCGGCACGCCGGAGCAGGTCGCCGACATCGCGCGGGCCCACGGCCTGTTCCGGGCGGGGTGA